The Halomonas sp. THAF5a genome segment GGAAGAGTCGCGACACGCCGAGCCCCGCCGCCAGGCGCTGGCTCTCTCGACTGCCATACTTGTCGTCGCCGAGCAGCGGATGCCCGGCGTGGGCAGCATGCACGCGGATCTGGTGGGTCCGCCCGGTGACCGGCTCGGCCTCGACCAGGGTCACCTTGTCGAAGGTCTCGCGCACCGCGAAGCGGGTGCGGGCCACCTTGCCGGCCGCGTCGACCCGCACCCGCCGCTCGCCGTTGCCGAGCTCGTAGCGGTCGAGCCGGGCGCTAACGAAGTCGCGCCGCGCCGGCCAGCGCCCGGCCACCAGGGCCAGGTACCGCTTGTCCATCTTGTGATGCTTGAGCGACTCGTTGAGGGCGAGCAGCGCCGGGCGCGACTTGGCCAGCAGCAGGCAGCCGGAGGTGTCGCGATCCAGGCGGTGCACCAGCTCGAGGAAGTCGAGGTCCTCGCGCACCTGGCGCAGCGCCTCGATCAGGCCGATCTTGACGCCGCTGCCGCCGTGCACGGCGAGCCCCGAGGGCTTGTTGATCACCAGCCAATCGCGCCCCTCGACCAGCACGCTGCCGGCCAGCAGGTTGCGCAGGTTGTCGCTGACCTCGCGCACCGCCTCGCGAGGCGTGAGGCGCAGCGGCGGGATGCGCACCAGGTCGCCCAGCGCCAGGCGCGTATCCGCCTTGACTCGCTTCTTGTTGACCCGCACCTCGCCCTTGCGCACGATGCGGTAGATCAGCGCGCGCGGCGCTCCTTTCATGCGCGTCAACAGGAAGTTGTCGACCCGCTGGCCGACCTGACCCTCGGTCACTTCCACCCACTGCACGTCGCGCCCTTCGGCCATGCCGCACTCCACTCAAAACCCGCTCGAAAGGCGCATTCTAACGCAGTGCGCGCCATCCTGCGCCAATTGCTGGCCACCCCCGTTACTGGTATATTGCCAGCTCGCCTCAATGGGTCGTGACGACCCGATAGCGCGCCTGCACGACAGACACGCAGGCCGAGGCGAAAAGATCAGGCCGCGAAGATCCTCGCCAATCCGAGGTCCCGCCGCCGACAAGCAAACGATACTACGCCACGCCCGGCTCCGGTCGCGTCCGCTGCGGCACGATCGGAGACCCTGGGATACGTATAACAACGTGCCGGAGGCCGGCGTTGGCGAATCGATGAATGCCAGGTGTTGGCGGTGACCGCAGAACCGGATGGGCGATGACCCACCGTGACATGTCCTGCCACCGCCCCGTACTCAACATGATCATGCCGTGTCGGATCCATTGTGCAAGGATGCTCCGGGGCGGCCGGGCGCTATACCGCATCCGCGACATGCGCTGAGCACAGGCACGCTGCAGCCAGCGGTTCGCCTTCGTCGTTGACCGTCATCCGGCACGTCCATATTTGTGAGACGACATGAAACGGATGCTCATCAATGCGACCCAGCCCGAAGAGCTGCGCGTCGCACTGGTCGATGGACAACGCCTCTACGACCTGGACATCGAGTCCGGGGCCCGGGAACAGAAGAAAGCCAATATCTACCGCGGCAAGATCACCCGCGTCGAACCCTCCCTCGAAGCCGCCTTCGTCGACTTCGGTGCCGACCGTCACGGCTTCCTCCCCCTCAAGGAGGTCTCCCGCGACTACTTCCTGAAGGAGCCCTCCGGGCGCCCCAGCATCAAGGAGGTCCTCAAGGAGGGCCAGGAAGTGATCGTCCAGGTCGACAAGGAGGAGCGCGGCAACAAGGGCGCGGCGCTGACCACCTTCATCAGCCTGGCCGGCCGCTTCCTGGTGCTGATGCCCAACAACCCGCGAGCCGGCGGCATCTCGCGGCGCATCGAGGGCGAGGAGCGCAGCCAGCTCAAGGAGGCCATGAGCCAGCTGACCGTGCCCGACAAGATGGGCCTGATCGTGCGCACCGCCGGCATCGGCCGCTCCCCCGAGGAGCTGCAGTGGGACCTCGACTACCTGGTCCAGGTGTGGGAGTCGATCACCGAGGAGGCCGGCAAGCGCGCCGCCCCCTTCCTGATCTACCGCGAGTCCAACGTCATCATCCGCGCCATGCGCGACTACCTGCGCCAGGACATCGGCGAGGTGCTGATCGACAACGAGGCGATCCACCAGGAGGCGCTGGCCTTCATCCGCCAGGTGATGCCCTCCTACCAGCAGAAGATCAAGCTCTACGTCGACGAGGTCCCGCTCTTCTCGCGCTTCCAGATCGAGTCGCAGATCGAGACCGCCTACGAGCGTGAGGTCAAGCTCCCCTCCGGCGGCTCCATCGTCATCGATCATACCGAAGCCCTGGTCTCCATCGACATCAACTCGGCGCGGGCCACCCGCGGCAGCGACATCGAGGAGACCGCGCTGCAGACCAACCTGGAGGCGGCCGACGAGATCGCCCGCCAGCTGCGCCTGCGCGACATCGGCGGCCTGGTGGTCATCGACTTCATCGACATGAGTCCGGCACGCAACCAGCGCGAGGTCGAGAACC includes the following:
- a CDS encoding RluA family pseudouridine synthase, whose product is MAEGRDVQWVEVTEGQVGQRVDNFLLTRMKGAPRALIYRIVRKGEVRVNKKRVKADTRLALGDLVRIPPLRLTPREAVREVSDNLRNLLAGSVLVEGRDWLVINKPSGLAVHGGSGVKIGLIEALRQVREDLDFLELVHRLDRDTSGCLLLAKSRPALLALNESLKHHKMDKRYLALVAGRWPARRDFVSARLDRYELGNGERRVRVDAAGKVARTRFAVRETFDKVTLVEAEPVTGRTHQIRVHAAHAGHPLLGDDKYGSRESQRLAAGLGVSRLFLHAASLTFPEPTSGRPVQIKAPLPDDLEAALGKARRAR